The genomic interval CACAAAACCAATTGAGCTCAAACTCTAACAAAGTTTATTGATCCCATTCAGTGCATATACTCTTGTTTTTTCCTATTCATAGCATTTTCTTTACTGACTCCTCAGTGCTGCAAAAATAAGTACGAGGGTCATGTATATTtcctaaattaaatatttgatgaCCTATTTATTGATTAAATCTATTTTGCAAAGGTAAGATTATTTCTCAGTAAATCTATAACTTTAAGTAGCTTAAACCAACACTTCCCTAGTGATATTATGTACTAAAATACCAGTATATAACTGCAACCCACAAATATAATGAACATGCAAATACCAGTTTACCTAAGAATAATCAACCTATCTCAAATGCTATAGAAAAACTAAGATAAGTTAGAGCAGAAGTTCACCTCTGAAATGGCTATAGTGGACCACCAATTGAAGAAGCAATGTTGATATATTTCGCAGGAAATTATTTGTCATACCATTCACTTCAATAACATACCCTTTATAAACAGGGACAATTTCCTGAAAACAGaaccaaaaattaaaaacaaaaactgaaaatagaaatagaaacatcaattaaaaacagaaaacagaacCAAGTGCTCAAGGAAAAGGTGAGAAGGAGAATAAAAAGGCGTGGATCATTGTAGGGTCTGTTGTGGGGGGACTAGTATTGCTTGTGTTGTTCTCACTTCTTGTTTTGTGGATGAGAAAGTAcaaacagaagaagaaaatgcagCAGATGGAAAGGACGACCGAGTTGGGAGAACCTCTTTAAATGGCTTCAATTGGTTATGTTTTATAGATCTTCATCTTGAAAGATCAGAAATATCCAACAAGGCTTCGAACGAACCGAGCCACCGAATCATGGTATTGGGAAACCACATGAAAAAGGTAAGGAGATATTTGGTGGTGGAGTTTTGATAGGGATGAAGAAAAGTTTGGTGTTTTACATGGGTAGAGCTCCCTGGGGTGAGAAAAATAACTGGGTCATGCACTGCAAAACAAGCAACCATATAGATCTTCTAAGGTTAGTAAATCAATGCATCATGCATTCACCACAGCTAGTTTCCTTAATTCAATTAAGTACTTGACATATACTATGAACaaatatcatatttattttataaatacagGCAAAATGTCAACAAACatgaattattaaaaatatttaagagtGATAAAAGAATGTTTCATTgataatcaaaatattaaattataggtgttgaaattttttaataatttaattagtaCGTATCAGTTTACCCATAATGCTCAAATATCTTATTGTACTGGatagagaaaaataattattaattaaattcttttttaaggatattaattaaaaagttaGGAAAACTATATtcctttttctttaaataagtaaataaagaAGAAATCGTTTTGCGAGTAATTCATAAGccatatattacaaaaaaaaaaacacaaacatatttatatacagctatttaaaataaaagtacatttagttattaaaaaaaataaacactcTAAAATTTATTATGTACATTAGATTTGATACCTATCAAGAGTATACCGTTTTCTTGGAATATTAGGGAAAAGCATTTAAATTTGGTATTTACACTTTTAAATATATGTCTTGGCAACTTTGTATTACAAGTCAACTACTCAATCTCTATATAATAAAAAACCAAaccaaataaagaagaaaaatgctTGTAGCTGCACAGATGAAATAAAATGACTTGCGAAAGAAGGTATCACATTAATAGTTCAACACCACCAACACCTAACCTAGTTTGAGTCATTGAAAAATCAGTAAGTTTTGTCTACTTGTAAGAATGTGTAtcattttttaacatattatttAACTCCATAGTTATAACGTTATGTGTATGCGTCAACATCAAAATTGTGTTCCATGTTTGAAAAGAAAAGGAACAAAACATAGGTCTTCTAGATAGTGGTTGGGTTGTGAGCCATAAGGCCTCGGTGCAGAGATTTTCAGAAACATGCAGCTAAGAGAAAACAACAACCTGTTGTTGCCATACATTTTCCATACAGACATCAGTGTACACATACACCACATTCAACATTCTTATCTAAAATTAGTATACTTGCTGACAGATAAGGCTTACAACATAATTAACAAAAGAACAATATTTGAAATTAGTTCTGAATGAACCAACTGAATCCAGTACTAGGATGTGTAAACTTACTTGCAACAAATAATCTTATCTTGGTTACACTTCTGGCCAATATCAAAGATGGCTTAATAATACCACCACGAAGCCTTAAAACAAGATGCAATGTTGACTCTGTAAAATAGAGAAATCAACCCAATGATAAGTCTCACACTTTACATTAAAGTCATTGAGCATAATTAACAATACCTGGGGTCTGCTGTTTCTCAGCCAAGCAGCACGAAAGTACTTGGAGTCGGACAAAATAAATCggacaaaataaagtaaaaagtgCCTAATTTTGAATTTCATAAAGATTGTTAGGTTAATtcttatcaatttaaaaactacagATTTCCACCTCAAACCCCTACACTCTTTCCATTCATACACATATATGACTAGCTACAATTCctaaaattcatataaaaaaacaaaatcaatcaaTCACTGCATTCAAACCAGTAGAGGAATTAACATCAAATCGAAATGAATCCGAACCACTTCAAGTCGAACTGAATCCGGTGCAAAGCAAATTCTAATTCAAAGGTTGTGAATGGAGATTTTGAAGAAATCGATTATGAACTAGAGCAAACAGTGAGACAGAAAAATCGAACGTTGTGAAGGAGTGTTTGAAGAAACGAACCTGAGCAAGGGCTTATCATACGGAGGAAGTTGTGAAAAATCGTTGGCCGCAAATGGAGTTTGAGCATGGTGGAGCGTGAGAGTGCATTTGGAATCGAGGGTTGAGTTTTGTGTAGCTTGGGGAAGTTAGTAGAATGTGTAAGTATAGTCTGTTATTTGAAATATCCATGTTTAAAACAATGTTTCTTAAAGCAACGCTTTTCCTGTAAGTTTCAATTCAAAGGTAAAAATCATTGCTTACTCTTCTTTTAAGATTTTAGGCAACGCTTTTTTAATTTTCTCCTATCAGCTCTAGTTAATAGGTAATAAACTTGAACTTAATtatctataatttaaaatttgtgttcTAAATGTTATTTAACACATACACACTTTAAAAATTGttgtttaaaatattagttaaagcataagtgttttaaaaaatattgtctaaattattatttaaaataccTACAGTTTAAAAAGTGTTGTCTAAAATACTCACATTTTACTAATCATGTCCACGTTTTATAAAATGTTGCTTAGAATAAATAGACCACGTTTTTCCTAAATACtttaattcaaaaacaaaaaaaatcttattacaTGGACAACAATAAAAAACCGTTGCTTATACCTCCTTTAGACAACACTTTTTTACATGTTGACATATTAGTGTGGCCTAAAGTGAAAAATGGTGTAGTGGTAGTGTCAATTAAGCCGACTCCAAATAGCGTCAAAGTTTGGATTCGGTATAACACACACTTTCATACTTTCATTTTGGTGAATATGTTATCATTTACAGTTTCGCCTCTTTCATCAAAAGGTCCATCAACTGGTTTCCAATGAAACTGACACCGTTGATGAGCAGGATCCACTTATTCTTTCTACCTTTAATTCCTATAGCTTCTTCTCATTGGCTCTTCCAATAGCGGTTTTATGACCAtaaagggttttttttttcttttaaccaaAATGGGGTCGCTtttaaaaagaattacaaatttggGTGCCACCTCAATCTGAAGTCTGCCATGTCAACCTGAAGTCTGCCACctcaatcataattttttaatttttttaaattttttttttcttgtttaaatactgagtagtaagttatgtaatgtttaaaattaatttgatacataattttctaagggtgttagttttaagtgaaaaaaattgggtaatcgtgtatggatcatgtttgacgataatgtaatatattaatgtggttatttgattaataaaaaatatgaatagaaTTGCTATTgcatttggaaataaatagagaaatgagaattgttattgtatttggaaaataaatatttttgttgtggatttggaaaataaatatctTGGGAAGTAATGATTTTATTGAACACGTGATGATGAGAAAAGGTTAATTATAACTAGACAAATTAGTAAGATTCAttacaagatataaaataaaaataaaaagttgcaTTATTGGAAGTAAATTATTTATGAGAAGACGTGCCACAATGTGGTCTTCATATTTGTTGTCAAGGTCTTCGTGAGGGTGATGATCAGACGACAGTGGAGGTGAAAGAGGATCATCATGGATATGTTTGTCATCGTGATTATTGGCTTCATTATGAGATCCTGGTGAGGGCATTGTGGGTCGATAGTGCATGAACCATGTTGGATTATATGTAGAAGGAGGGGTGAATGCTGAAGTTCCAAAAATATTTGGTGGAGTGGAAAAAGTACCCAAAGGAGAAGGTAAAAAATTATACGTGCAAGGAATCTGATGGTGTGGAGAATGAAGTGAGAGGTGGCAAAGATGATCCATGTGTGTGGATGTGGATGGTTGTGGAAGACCCAAATGAATGGAATGACCAACATCAAAACCATGACCATAAGAAGGAAACCTCGAAGGGTGATAAGTCGGATGCGAAGGCGGTTGTGGTTGTGGTTGCGGTTTCGGTTCCATGGGCTCTTGTGACGTGTCATACTGTTCGAAAATAATTGTTAACTTCATTATAAACATGTTGatattattaaaagtaaaagGCATGAATATGAACTAACTTACATCATCGTCAGAAAACGATTCCTGAGTCGATATGTAACAAATAGTATGGTTAATGTACCATTGCTTGTATGTTGTGGAATCATGCAAATGAACATTACCATTAAACTGAATGTCTTTTATTATACGATTATGTCTATCAGTCCACACTACTATCAACCACTAATGGTATTTAAGCCAATATCTGTCTGTTTTTCCCCTCATATCTTTTTTGTGCAACTCATCTAAGTTTTGTGGCTTTGATGGAATACCTTGTCAAAAACCGAATTGTCGCATAACCCGATCAGCTTGGTGAAATTCAATGGTGGCAAAAAAAAAAGGGGAACAACTACCCTACTAATTGGAGAAACCTCATCAGTGATCAATACAACGACGTCTGGCCTGTTGTATGGAGTCCACAAGAACTGCAAAATACTTGGCATTAGTATTGGATAAAATATATACTTAAACATTGGATTGAGAATATAAATTGATGTTTTTACGAATCTTTTTTGGCTGTAAATTATCAATTGTCTTCCTTATCAAACTAATTGTCCTCGTAGGTGGGTGATACCTTTGTGACGGTGCACGAGACCACAAATTTGTTAACATTGGACATCAAAGTTTATTTGTATACGTGAgatattaaatatcaaaatatacatttttgCTAGTGGGAAACCATGTTCCCCGACAATGTCCTTAGGAGTTAATGACTCAATTATTGGGGAAAGAGTTTTAATCAGTATGAGTTAGCAACACTTAGCTACAATGAAGAACTTTACAAATTGAATTGGAAGATTGATTCCTTCAATAAGGCACAAGTAGGTTAGAGGTGTAGTTGGTAATAagatttttgatttttccaacGTTGTTTGTCAACAACTTGGTTTGGCAAAGGAGTGTAGGTTCATTGGCAAAGGAATGTAGGTTGCTATTTAATTGCATTTGAGCCTTATTCACACCAACAAATGTGCTTCATTTTTTTCCTTCATTCAATGGGTCAAAATTGGTCAACAAAAGGACTATCTTACAACACTATTTTGAAGCACGCTTGTAAGTGAATATTAGATGTACTTTAAAGTTGTCATATGCGGTGCACTTTGGAAATTGAAGGTCTTCCCTTCACTGTACATGAATGAAGACAAAGGAAGAGAACCTGCCAACTCGTGACCATTGCATGTGAAAGAAGTGAATTTAGTGCATTGATTAAAGTGGGGGAGACAACCCCactatagtaaaaaaaaaccGAGAGTTTCAATAAGATGTGGGAGCAGATATCATATGAGTACAGAGACACCGTGCAACATAGATACTATGTTGTCACTAGAGAGAACCCTGATCCCGAAACCATTGATCTCCTCATCTCTACATGTAACAAATAATCACATTTTCTCTTCTGAGACAATTTAatgcagtttttttttataggtGCTTTAAGTGTTATTCTTTATTAGAATTCAAGCTTTTATTTGAAGAGGTTTCACAATACAAATTAACATAGATTATCAAGGTAAAATCTAATTGAGTGGAggaataataacaaatataagtTTTGGTCTTTTACTaaattaatatgttaaaaaatgttttccTTTTAAATGACTTTTCGTAATAGTTAAATTTTGTGAGTCTAACtactatatataattttatatttccaTAAAAAATCTAGGTgtgattttatttaatatttaatgtctTTAGAACCTGTAAAATTTCTCTAGATTCAATTCTTTTTTGTTATTTGATTACTCAACTTTTATGTGTGTTTTAACTCTCTTGGAGGCAAATGAATGTTGAATTCACGTGAACTAATTTTCTTGTCAATGATTGGGTTTCAATTTCATCCATGTTTTttccaattaattttttattttctaaagttattaaaagtttaaaaattaaaaaatagtttttggcACATTATGTTGAGTTGTGCATGTCAATTCTTGATTTTGAAATGACATTGTATTTTTAATTCTACACTGCACACCTATGCTAGAAAATCATATAGGAAATAATGAATGAATCCCAAACTAAACATAGTTTGAAAGATATAACCAGGTAGCATTCCCTACATTCTTCCGTACACTACTATGATAGTGTCTCTAAGAATTCCTTTccatattttattcttttatatttacgGTGTATATGGAAGTTCTTCGAACAATGAGAAAGAACCTATTATTAGAGATATGGTTCATGAATTCAGTGAAGATGATGAACAAGAGGAGTACATTTCAGAGGAGCAAACCTTCCCAACATCATCCAACCACAATGTTCAATCATTTAGTTGTGCAACCCGCAATTTATATTTTGACCTCTCAAAAGGCATGTCTTTCAATTCAAAGGAGTCAACTAATTATAGTGTCAGTGCAATATATTACTCGTACGTATGTTGTTGATGGTGTTGAAGACCAATATAATTACATCTTGGAACGTGTGTTTTGGTTGTTCAAGCCATGCATTGAAGGGTTCAAATATTGCAAGCCAATAGTTCAAGTTGATGGCACATTCTTGATTGGAAAATATCACGACACTTAGTTGACTACCAACAGTCAAGATGggaatcaaaatatttttccatTAGCTTTCGCCATTGTTGAGGGTGAAACAAAGGAAGCCTTTATATGGTTTTTCCAATTGTTACGAGCATATATGACACCTCAGTCAAATCTATGCATGATTAAGGATAGAGGAACAACAATATTATCAGTATTACAATCTCCAAAATTTGCTTCAGAAGAAGATGATTTAACCTCAGTGTATTGCCACCATATAACATCCAATTTCAACAAGAGGTTTAAAAATGTTGAGTTAAAGCGGAAACTAATCAACATGGGTAAACATTTCTTAACTTCAAACAATTCACAACCTTTTCATTAATAAGTTTTTTTGAAATTGTCACAAGTTATGAAAAGAAGTAGCCAACTCTACAAGCAAAGTTATCGGTTATGCAAGCAAGATTTCCACATGCAGTCTCTTGGATTGATCAAATACCATTGAAAAAATAGGCACATGCCTATGATGAGGGCAAGAGGTACAAGCACATAACAACAAATCTTGCTAAAAGCATCAACTCTATTTTCAAAGGGGCTCGATCCTTACCAATTTGTTCTTTGGTTAAGACCATATTTGAAAGAACAAATGATTGGTTTGTTGAATGAATGACTAAAATACAATGGATGTTGCGAGCCGAACATCAATTCCCAAAAGATATAGTCGCTCTGCTATGAAAGGATGAAACACAATCTACTATGTGTCTTGCAAAGATATGACCGAGAAAATTCAGTCTTTCATGTGGAAGACATGTTGACTATTGAACTTCGACGCTACCCAAATGATACAGACCAACAGATAACTAAATATACAAAAAGCATTTCCCAAAAGGGTCAGTCATCCCAAGATACAAAGTCAGGCTCTACCAAGCCTCGAGAAAgaatcaacaaaagaagaagttataaacctgaatataaaaaattcttccttttggtcttcttaaaaattagaatatgtttgtaaataatttgggctcactttaggggtccaaataacaaagataggctagaataaggtgcctttaccataatagggggtgtatgtatcattttagcttgttcctagccctttaggaagacaatttgacctagtttctagaagaacaagcctagggtgagggtttgacttagtcaaaccctaaggctgcccattttttccattttcccatcctacccctcttccttgttttccaaggctccttcacctataaataggaggtctacctattgtattttacaagttgaatttgaatgaagtaaagaaactttgcacaaattgtgtgagctcttagtgaggcttatgtccttttaggtttgaggtcttatcttAAGTGATTTGGGAAGTTCTGAAGTTGCGGCCAACACATTCATCTTGGAGCAcatcaccctccaagtggcgtgacatttctcacccaccatcataagttttctcattccattttccttccatttctccattccatttATATTCTTAtctctttttctcttaattgttgttcttgggtttcactcataatcatgagtatggtgcatcatttgggaggccatg from Phaseolus vulgaris cultivar G19833 chromosome 1, P. vulgaris v2.0, whole genome shotgun sequence carries:
- the LOC137813911 gene encoding uncharacterized protein isoform X1, coding for MLKLHLRPTIFHNFLRMISPCSESTLHLVLRLRGGIIKPSLILARSVTKIRLFVAMHDPVIFLTPGSSTHEIVPVYKGYVIEVNGMTNNFLRNISTLLLQLVVHYSHFRGKENTVVAPRSSTSTHVPLLGSGMDISFAFNVIG
- the LOC137813911 gene encoding uncharacterized protein isoform X4, with product MLKLHLRPTIFHNFLRMISPCSESTLHLVLRLRGGIIKPSLILARSVTKIRLFVAMHDPVIFLTPGSSTHEIVPVYKGYVIEVNGMTNNFLRNISTLLLQLVVHYSHFRGWTSR
- the LOC137813911 gene encoding uncharacterized protein isoform X5, translating into MLKLHLRPTIFHNFLRMISPCSVHDPVIFLTPGSSTHEIVPVYKGYVIEVNGMTNNFLRNISTLLLQLVVHYSHFRGKENTVVAPRSSTSTHVPLLGSGMDISFAFNVIG
- the LOC137813911 gene encoding uncharacterized protein isoform X3, which encodes MLKLHLRPTIFHNFLRMISPCSESTLHLVLRLRGGIIKPSLILARSVTKIRLFVAMHDPVIFLTPGSSTHEIVPVYKGYVIEVNGMTNNFLRNISTLLLQLVVHYSHFRVITVFLQLNTHGL
- the LOC137813911 gene encoding uncharacterized protein isoform X2 codes for the protein MLKLHLRPTIFHNFLRMISPCSESTLHLVLRLRGGIIKPSLILARSVTKIRLFVAMHDPVIFLTPGSSTHEIVPVYKGYVIEVNGMTNNFLRNISTLLLQLVVHYSHFRGKENTVVAPRSSTSTHVPLLGSGWTSR